In Flavobacterium sp. GSB-24, the genomic window TTTTGTTTAAGATTCTATTAATCAATGCTCCTAAATTCAATTTAAAAATCATTAAATATCCTTTTGATACATTTAATATCTACTGGCATATCTCGTTTAGAAAATACAAGCTGATTTATATTCTTCCAATTTTGATTACCATTATTTTTATGGCGGTAAACAGTAAAAATCAAAATCTATTGTATGCGGTTTTTTTAGGTTTGTCTTTAATAACCTGCATTCCATCCTTTGAAAGAGAAACAATAGAAGAAATAAAACAGAATCCTTTTAGTGCCAAAAAATACTTGATTTTTCAGTTTAAAAATTCAATTATTAATACTGCTTATTTAGTGCTTCCAGTAGCTCTAACATTGTGTTTCTTATTGCAGTGGGAGAAATTAATATTTCTCATTTTTATATTTATTGTTCCTCTTTTAAATCTTCTGTTCAAGTATATCTATTTTAATAACAATTATTTACAGCAGATTTTCTTTACTCTTTTTATAGCTTCAAGTATTTTTTTATTTGGAGTTCCATTGTTGGCAACACCTTTTATTTATAAAAAAACGATTCAAAACTTAAACGAATTAAAAACATGCTGAAGATTATTATTGATCAGAAAAAATATAAAGACAAATCAATATTAGAAAACATTAATATCAGTATTGATCAACCTGGAATTTATGGTGTTATTGGTAAAAACGGTCAAGGTAAAACAACACTTTTTAAATGTATTTTAGGTTTAGAAAAGTTTAATGGAAGCTGTTCCATTAATGAAGAAAAAGTAGTACTGCAAAATGCAGGCTGGGTTCCAACAGATCCTCCAATTTATGGAGAACTTACTGCGGTCGAATTTTACGATTTTTATGCCCATTTAGTAGATGTAAAAAGAAAAAACACGGAACAAATATTTGAAGTTCCAAGTAATCAATTAATACGCGAGTTTTCTACAGGAATGAAAAAGAAAACGTATCTGAATGCCGTTTTTCAAAAAGAGTTTTCAATTTATATTTTAGACGAACCTTTTAACGGTCTCGATTTAGAATCAAATTATTTGTTGATGAACCATATTAGAGCACTTTCAAAAAAGAGTATTATTTTTATTTCTTCGCATATTTTAGAGATACTTTACAGGGATTGTGGCAAAATTTTTCTACTTCAAAATAAGAACATTACTCAGTTTGAAAAAAGCCAATATTCAGAAATTGAGAAAGAATTGTTTGCGATAAATAATATTGAATAGAATTTGGTTTAAATGTTTGTTAATTAATAAACATTTCAATTTCACGTTTTAACAAGATGCCGTAACTTTACTTTTTAAACTGCTGTCATTTTCAATTGGTAGCATAAAATCTTCAAAAGTTACAATTATGGCTTCACAATTATTTTCTCCATTAACTATAAAAAAAATTACATTAAAGAATAGAATTGCAATTTCTCCAATGTGTCAATATTCTGCAGAAGACGGTTTTGCAAACGATTGGCATTTGGTTCATCTAGGAAGTCGAGCGACTGGAGGTGCTGGATTAATTATTCAGGAAGCGACTGCAGTTTCTCCAGAGGCAAGGATTTCTCCTTCAGATCTTGGAATTTGGAAAGACGAACATATCGAAAAATTGAAGCAAATCAACCAATTCATTATTTCTCAAAATTCAATTCCGGGAATTCAATTGGCGCATGCGGGACGAAAAGCAAGTGTTTCGGCTCCGTGGCTTGGCAATAAAAAATTAGATTTCGCTCAAGGCGGATGGCAGACCGTTTCTGCAAGTGCGATTCCGTATCATGATGACGAACCATTTTTTCCAGAAGCTTTGGATAAAAACGGAATCCAAAAAGTAATTTCAGATTTTAAAGCAGCAACCAAAAGAGTAGTAGAAGCGGGATATAAGGTTTTAGAAATTCATGGCGCGCACGGATATTTGCTGCATCAGTTTTTATCTCCATTGACAAATGTGAGAACAGATGAATATGGAGGAAGTTTTGAAAATAGAATTCGTTTTACTTTAGAAATTGTAGAAGCAGTTCAAACCGAATGGCCATCTGATTTACCATTATTTGTTAGAATATCAGCAACTGACTGGGCAGAAAACGGATGGAATCCTGAAGAATCTGTACAGCTTTCAAAAATATTAAAAGAAAAAGGAGTAGATTTAATCGACGTTTCATCAGGTGGATTGGTTTCGTATCAAAAAATTACGCTTGGTCCAGGTTATCAAGTTCCTTTTGCCGAAAAAGTAAAAAAAGAAGCTAATGTTTCAACTGGAGCAGTTGGTTTAATTACCGAAGCCAGACAAGCCGAAGAAATACTAAAAAACGGTCAAGCCGATTTAATTTTATTCGCCAGAGAATCTTTGAGAAATCCGAATTTGCCTTTAGATTTCGCTAAAGAATTAGACAGCGAAATTCAATGTCCAAAACAATACGAACGAGCTAAGATTTAAAATTTATTAGCTACAGATTTCAAAGATTAAAATGATTTCTTTTTAATGTTTTTCGATACGAATTTCAGGAATTATTTTAAACTTGTAAAGCAACGATTTGTGTAAATTCGTGAAATTCGCGGCAAAAAAAATCCTTTTTAATCACATTAATCTGTGGCAAAAAACTAAAAATAACATGCAAAAAATAAAAACAGCACTTTTATCATACGGAATGTCGGGAAAAGTTTTTCACGCACCGTTTCTAGATATTCACGAAGGATTTGAATTATTAGGTTCTTGGGAAAGAAGCAAAAAGTTAATCCAAGAAGATTATCCATACGTTAAAAGTTACGCTTCGATAGAAGAATTATTAAACGACGATGTAGATTTAGTAATTGTAAATACCCCTGTAGGAACACATTATGAATATGCTAAAAAAGTCCTTTTGGCAGGTAAACATGCAGTTGTAGAAAAGGCTTTTACAACAACAGTTGCGGAGGCAAAAGAACTGGCAGCAATCGCAAAAGAAAAGGGATTGAAATTAGCCGTGTTTCAAAACAGAAGATGGGACAGTGACTTTAAAACAATCAAGAAAATTATCGACGAAGGAGTTTTAGGCGATTTGATAGAAGCAGAATTTCATTTTGACCGCTATAATCCTTTATTGAGCCCGAAGGCACATAAAGAAACGGCAAATGACGGTGCTGGAGTTTTAAAAGATTTAGGTCCGCATTTAATAGATCAAGCGGTGAGTTTATTTGGCTGTCCGAAATCGGTATTTGGAGATATTCGAGTAACCAGAGAAAATTCTGTTGTAGACGACTGGATCGATTTGACATTGTTTTATTCTAATTTCAGAGTAAGATTAAAAGCAGGTTTTTTTGTGAGAGAAGCCAATCCAGCATATACGATTCACGGTAAAAAAGGCTCTTTCTTAAAACCTCGAGGAGATGTTCAGGAAGATGATTTAAAAATCGGAAAAAAGCCAAATTTAGAATCCTGGGGAACAGAAGACGCAAATCTCCAAGGACTTTTACACACAGAAATTGATGGTAAAATAGTAAGAGAAAAAATCCCGACACTTCAAGGTAATTATTTTAGTTTTTTTGATGGAGTTTATGATTCTATCGTAAACGATAAAAAGGAACCTGTTACTGCAGAAGATGGTGTAAAAGTGATGCAGGTTATAGAAGCTGCAATTGCAAGTAATGCCCAGCAAAAGGTAATAAGTATATAATAAGTATGTAATTAAATGTTTCGTCGGTAAAAAATATAATG contains:
- a CDS encoding NADH:flavin oxidoreductase/NADH oxidase, which encodes MASQLFSPLTIKKITLKNRIAISPMCQYSAEDGFANDWHLVHLGSRATGGAGLIIQEATAVSPEARISPSDLGIWKDEHIEKLKQINQFIISQNSIPGIQLAHAGRKASVSAPWLGNKKLDFAQGGWQTVSASAIPYHDDEPFFPEALDKNGIQKVISDFKAATKRVVEAGYKVLEIHGAHGYLLHQFLSPLTNVRTDEYGGSFENRIRFTLEIVEAVQTEWPSDLPLFVRISATDWAENGWNPEESVQLSKILKEKGVDLIDVSSGGLVSYQKITLGPGYQVPFAEKVKKEANVSTGAVGLITEARQAEEILKNGQADLILFARESLRNPNLPLDFAKELDSEIQCPKQYERAKI
- a CDS encoding Gfo/Idh/MocA family oxidoreductase, translating into MQKIKTALLSYGMSGKVFHAPFLDIHEGFELLGSWERSKKLIQEDYPYVKSYASIEELLNDDVDLVIVNTPVGTHYEYAKKVLLAGKHAVVEKAFTTTVAEAKELAAIAKEKGLKLAVFQNRRWDSDFKTIKKIIDEGVLGDLIEAEFHFDRYNPLLSPKAHKETANDGAGVLKDLGPHLIDQAVSLFGCPKSVFGDIRVTRENSVVDDWIDLTLFYSNFRVRLKAGFFVREANPAYTIHGKKGSFLKPRGDVQEDDLKIGKKPNLESWGTEDANLQGLLHTEIDGKIVREKIPTLQGNYFSFFDGVYDSIVNDKKEPVTAEDGVKVMQVIEAAIASNAQQKVISI
- a CDS encoding ABC transporter ATP-binding protein; protein product: MLKIIIDQKKYKDKSILENINISIDQPGIYGVIGKNGQGKTTLFKCILGLEKFNGSCSINEEKVVLQNAGWVPTDPPIYGELTAVEFYDFYAHLVDVKRKNTEQIFEVPSNQLIREFSTGMKKKTYLNAVFQKEFSIYILDEPFNGLDLESNYLLMNHIRALSKKSIIFISSHILEILYRDCGKIFLLQNKNITQFEKSQYSEIEKELFAINNIE